In a single window of the Nocardioides massiliensis genome:
- a CDS encoding ABC transporter ATP-binding protein, with product MMLQIEDLRVRFPATDGGPPVDAVADVDLALPRGEVLAVLGPSGCGKSTMLRAVAGLEPVAQGRILLAGEDVAGVATHRRGCALMFQDGQLFDHRDVAANVGYALRLRRRPRREIRDRVAELLTLVGLEGYGDRAPATLSGGERQRVALARALATEPRLLLLDEPLSALDRSLRESLAAELRRILVAAGTTAVWVTHDHEEAFTVADRLAVMRAGRVVQHGAPADVWRHPADPEVALFLGYATVLDHEAAATVHHELGSTGSDVRRPVAVRRSALRIDPDGPLHGTVLTVRASPEVVRVRADVDGIGEIDAVAGRGYAAAPGARVRLAVDRDRLAVLPEPATP from the coding sequence ATGATGCTCCAGATCGAGGACCTGCGGGTCCGGTTCCCCGCAACCGATGGTGGACCCCCGGTCGACGCGGTGGCCGACGTCGACCTCGCCCTGCCGCGCGGGGAGGTGCTCGCGGTGCTCGGGCCGTCGGGGTGCGGCAAGTCCACGATGCTGCGCGCCGTCGCCGGCCTCGAGCCGGTCGCGCAGGGACGGATCCTGCTCGCGGGGGAGGATGTCGCCGGCGTCGCGACCCACCGTCGCGGCTGCGCGCTGATGTTCCAGGACGGCCAGTTGTTCGACCACCGCGACGTCGCCGCCAACGTCGGCTACGCGCTGCGCCTGCGCCGGCGGCCCCGGCGCGAGATCCGGGACCGCGTGGCCGAGCTGCTCACGCTCGTCGGGCTCGAGGGATACGGCGACCGCGCCCCGGCCACCCTGTCGGGCGGGGAGCGCCAGCGCGTCGCGCTCGCCCGGGCGCTCGCGACCGAGCCGCGGCTGCTGCTGCTCGACGAGCCGCTCTCCGCCCTCGACCGCAGCCTGCGCGAGAGCCTGGCCGCCGAGCTGCGCCGGATCCTGGTCGCCGCAGGCACCACCGCGGTGTGGGTCACCCACGACCACGAGGAGGCGTTCACCGTCGCCGACCGGCTGGCGGTGATGCGCGCGGGCCGGGTCGTCCAGCACGGGGCACCCGCCGACGTGTGGCGCCACCCGGCCGACCCGGAGGTCGCGCTCTTCCTCGGCTACGCGACCGTGCTGGACCACGAGGCGGCGGCGACCGTCCACCACGAGCTCGGCTCGACCGGGTCCGACGTACGCCGTCCGGTGGCGGTGCGGCGCTCCGCCCTGCGCATCGATCCCGACGGTCCACTGCACGGCACGGTGCTCACGGTCCGGGCGTCGCCCGAGGTGGTGCGGGTGCGGGCCGACGTCGACGGCATCGGGGAGATCGACGCGGTCGCGGGACGCGGGTACGCCGCTGCCCCGGGCGCCCGGGTGCGACTCGCCGTCGACCGGGACCGGCTCGCTGTCCTCCCGGAGCCGGCAACACCCTAG
- a CDS encoding phosphatase PAP2 family protein — translation MTRRAYGLLIGIAVLTGGLAVVVGASLGQPLRDPEGFLGPTWLRIPLLLLGAFLVDLLPIALWRAKFRMGAVPAQIKQRWAEHWTRDRLQLVVVGLVFFYITYVGYRNLKSYLPFIRGDIQDYALRDFDHLLFFGHDPGVLMQQVIGFEWVAHFLSFIYLAYLPLVPLTLTAWLVWSRNLSFGYWFVTANALCWALGTATYYMIPSLGPIFHFPWLFVDLPETGVTALQEALARGRENVRFNPLSESVQSVAGFASLHTGITLVVALVGQYTLRNRLLKFLCWAFFAITVVSTIYFGWHYVADVIGGVVIAVLSVYLGGLATGQKFDRRGRSSHPTTTTDAVPVDAER, via the coding sequence GTGACACGGCGCGCGTACGGACTCCTGATCGGCATCGCCGTTCTCACCGGGGGCCTGGCCGTCGTGGTGGGGGCGAGCCTGGGGCAGCCGCTGCGGGACCCTGAAGGGTTCCTCGGCCCGACCTGGCTGCGGATCCCGCTGCTGCTGCTCGGCGCGTTCCTCGTCGACCTGCTGCCGATCGCGCTGTGGCGGGCGAAGTTCCGCATGGGCGCCGTGCCGGCGCAGATCAAGCAGCGGTGGGCCGAGCACTGGACCCGTGACCGGCTCCAGCTGGTCGTGGTCGGGTTGGTCTTCTTCTACATCACCTACGTCGGCTACCGGAACCTGAAGTCCTACCTGCCGTTCATCCGCGGCGACATCCAGGACTACGCGCTGCGCGACTTCGACCACCTGTTGTTCTTCGGTCACGACCCCGGCGTGCTGATGCAGCAGGTGATCGGGTTCGAGTGGGTCGCGCACTTCCTGTCGTTCATCTACCTGGCCTACCTCCCCCTGGTGCCGCTGACCCTGACCGCGTGGCTGGTCTGGTCGCGCAACCTGAGCTTCGGCTACTGGTTCGTCACCGCCAACGCGCTGTGCTGGGCGTTGGGCACGGCGACCTACTACATGATCCCGTCGCTGGGGCCGATCTTCCATTTCCCGTGGCTGTTCGTCGACCTGCCCGAGACGGGGGTGACCGCGTTGCAGGAAGCGCTCGCCCGAGGGCGGGAGAACGTGCGGTTCAACCCCTTGAGCGAGTCCGTGCAGAGTGTCGCCGGGTTCGCCTCGTTGCACACCGGGATCACCCTCGTGGTGGCACTGGTCGGCCAATACACCCTGCGCAACCGGCTGTTGAAGTTCCTGTGCTGGGCGTTCTTCGCGATCACCGTGGTCTCGACGATCTACTTCGGCTGGCACTACGTCGCCGACGTCATCGGCGGCGTCGTGATCGCGGTGCTGTCGGTCTACCTCGGCGGGCTGGCGACCGGGCAGAAGTTCGACCGGCGGGGACGGTCCTCGCACCCCACGACCACGACCGACGCGGTTCCTGTCGACGCCGAGCGCTGA
- a CDS encoding GNAT family N-acetyltransferase, with protein sequence MNVRTAAFADLDPLTAYAIWRLRVDVFVVEQECAYPELDGRDAEPTTQHWWVPGDADGEAPVAAYLRVLATPDPHEARIGRVVTAPAHRGRGLAATLMRDTLGALRETGVRSVVLDAQSHLSDWYAALGFDIVGPEFLEDGIPHVPMRQELAAP encoded by the coding sequence GTGAACGTCCGCACCGCCGCCTTCGCCGACCTCGACCCGCTGACGGCGTACGCGATCTGGCGGTTGCGAGTCGACGTCTTCGTCGTCGAGCAGGAGTGCGCGTACCCGGAGCTCGACGGGCGTGACGCGGAGCCGACGACGCAGCATTGGTGGGTGCCGGGCGACGCCGACGGTGAGGCGCCGGTGGCGGCGTACCTGCGCGTGCTCGCCACTCCCGACCCGCACGAGGCGCGCATCGGTCGCGTCGTCACTGCCCCGGCTCACCGGGGACGCGGGTTGGCCGCGACGCTGATGCGCGACACCCTCGGTGCGCTGCGGGAGACGGGCGTGCGTTCGGTCGTGCTGGACGCGCAGTCCCACCTCTCCGACTGGTACGCCGCCCTGGGGTTCGACATCGTGGGACCCGAGTTCCTCGAGGACGGCATCCCGCACGTCCCGATGCGCCAGGAGCTCGCGGCCCCCTGA
- a CDS encoding ABC transporter permease — protein sequence MRLAAAGLPLAVLAVFFVLPVGGMLARGFVVDGAFDPGGVLQVLTRPRVHRVLGFTLFSAGAATVLAVLLGVPAAYALSRLRFPGVRLLRAVVVVPFVLPTVVVGVAFRQLFASAGLLGGLGLEGTPAAIVLALVFFNIAVVVRTVGAQWEGLDPRREEAAAALGARPSQVWWTVTLPALRPAIVSAASVVFLFCATAFGVVLTLGGLRYSTVETEIYLLTTSFLDLQAAAALSLLQILAVVGLLLLAHRARAGEVGLARVRRPRRRPRRRDVPALLVLTGVVALVVTPVATLIGRSLRTSDGWGLDHYRALAAGPQDGGSNALRVPVTDAIENSLRIAVDATVIAIVLGLLVALVTTRPAPPGGVARRVVSWVDGAFMLPLGVSAVTLGFGFLITLDRPPLDLRSSALLVPIAQAMVALPLVVRVLSPVLSSIDDRQRQVAATLGAGPLRVIRDVDLALVWRPLLAAVGFAFAVSLGEFGATSFLSRADRPTLPVVIFQLISRPGLDNAAMAMAAAVVLGTLTVAVMALVELLQRSRRSGGWIG from the coding sequence GTGCGTCTCGCGGCGGCCGGACTCCCGCTGGCCGTGCTGGCGGTGTTCTTCGTGCTGCCCGTCGGCGGCATGCTCGCGCGCGGGTTCGTCGTCGACGGCGCGTTCGACCCCGGTGGTGTCCTACAGGTGCTGACCCGCCCGCGGGTGCACCGGGTGCTGGGGTTCACCCTCTTCAGCGCGGGGGCGGCGACGGTGCTTGCCGTGCTGCTCGGGGTGCCGGCGGCGTACGCCCTGTCCCGGCTGCGGTTCCCGGGCGTGCGGCTGCTCCGGGCGGTGGTCGTCGTGCCGTTCGTGCTGCCCACCGTGGTCGTCGGGGTCGCCTTCCGGCAGCTGTTCGCGTCGGCGGGACTGCTCGGCGGCCTCGGACTCGAGGGCACGCCGGCGGCGATCGTGCTGGCGCTGGTGTTCTTCAACATCGCCGTCGTCGTGCGCACCGTCGGGGCGCAGTGGGAGGGCCTCGACCCGCGCCGGGAGGAGGCCGCCGCCGCCCTCGGCGCGCGACCGTCGCAGGTGTGGTGGACGGTCACGCTGCCGGCGCTGCGCCCGGCGATCGTCTCGGCGGCGAGCGTGGTCTTCCTCTTCTGCGCTACCGCGTTCGGCGTCGTGCTCACCCTGGGCGGCCTGCGCTACTCGACCGTCGAGACCGAGATCTACCTGCTCACCACGAGCTTCCTCGACCTGCAGGCTGCGGCAGCGCTGTCACTGCTGCAGATCCTCGCGGTGGTCGGTCTCCTCCTGCTGGCCCACCGTGCCCGCGCCGGTGAGGTCGGACTTGCCCGCGTACGCCGACCCCGCAGGCGCCCGCGGCGCCGGGACGTCCCGGCGTTGCTGGTGCTCACCGGGGTCGTCGCGCTCGTCGTGACGCCGGTCGCCACGCTGATCGGACGCTCCCTGCGCACCTCCGACGGGTGGGGTCTCGACCACTACCGGGCGCTGGCCGCCGGTCCCCAGGACGGTGGGTCGAACGCGCTGCGGGTGCCGGTCACCGACGCGATCGAGAACTCGCTGCGGATCGCGGTCGACGCGACCGTGATCGCGATCGTGCTGGGCCTGCTCGTCGCGCTCGTGACGACCCGTCCCGCTCCGCCGGGCGGGGTCGCCCGGCGCGTGGTCTCCTGGGTCGACGGGGCGTTCATGCTCCCGCTCGGGGTCTCCGCGGTGACGCTGGGCTTCGGCTTCCTCATCACCCTCGATCGACCACCGTTGGACCTGCGCAGCTCCGCGCTGCTCGTGCCGATCGCCCAGGCCATGGTCGCGCTGCCGCTGGTCGTCCGCGTGCTGTCGCCGGTGCTGTCGTCCATCGACGACCGGCAGCGCCAGGTCGCCGCGACCCTGGGGGCCGGGCCGCTGCGGGTGATCCGCGACGTCGATCTCGCGCTGGTCTGGCGTCCGCTGCTGGCCGCCGTGGGCTTCGCCTTCGCCGTCTCGCTGGGGGAGTTCGGGGCGACCAGCTTCCTCTCCCGGGCCGACCGGCCCACCCTGCCGGTGGTGATCTTCCAGCTGATCTCGCGACCGGGCCTCGACAACGCCGCGATGGCGATGGCGGCCGCCGTCGTCCTCGGCACCCTGACGGTCGCCGTGATGGCGCTCGTCGAGCTCCTGCAACGATCGCGGCGAAGCGGAGGATGGATCGGATGA
- a CDS encoding thiamine ABC transporter substrate-binding protein, whose protein sequence is MRATERPTRKHLLALTAAATATLLAACSTGGGDDQAAEETDTVVLVTHSSFNVPDEVLAAFTDQHGYTVDVQAAGDAGELTNRLVLTKNSPLGDAVFGIDNTFASRVVDEQILAEHTPETLPQGAERYVLDDADAAARLTPIDQGDVCVNIDDTWFADNDVAPPATLEDLTKPAYEGLFVTPGAATSSPGLAFLLATIAEYGEDGWQDYWERLMDNGTKLTSGWTDAYTVDFTAGGGDGDRPIVLSYASSPPFTVPEGGDEPTTSALLDTCFRQVEYAGVIEGAANPEGAQALVDFLVGEEFQASLAENMYVFPVSEEVELPEEWARFAGVAEDPYDLDPALIAENRDTWLQQWGEVVTR, encoded by the coding sequence ATGCGTGCGACCGAACGACCAACCCGCAAGCACCTTCTCGCCCTCACGGCGGCGGCCACAGCGACTCTGCTGGCGGCCTGCTCGACCGGGGGCGGCGACGACCAGGCGGCGGAGGAGACGGACACCGTCGTCCTCGTCACCCACAGCTCCTTCAACGTGCCCGACGAGGTGCTGGCGGCGTTCACCGACCAGCACGGCTACACCGTCGACGTCCAGGCCGCCGGCGACGCCGGCGAGCTGACCAACCGGCTGGTGCTGACGAAGAACTCGCCGCTCGGCGACGCTGTCTTCGGCATCGACAACACCTTCGCGAGCCGCGTCGTCGACGAGCAGATCCTCGCCGAGCACACCCCCGAGACCCTCCCGCAGGGCGCGGAGCGCTACGTCCTCGACGACGCGGACGCGGCAGCACGACTCACCCCGATCGACCAGGGCGACGTGTGCGTCAACATCGACGACACCTGGTTCGCCGACAACGACGTCGCGCCCCCGGCCACCCTCGAGGACCTGACGAAGCCGGCGTACGAGGGGCTCTTCGTCACCCCCGGTGCGGCGACGTCCTCGCCGGGCCTGGCCTTCCTGCTCGCCACGATCGCGGAGTACGGCGAGGACGGCTGGCAGGACTACTGGGAGCGGTTGATGGACAACGGCACGAAGCTCACCTCCGGATGGACCGACGCCTACACCGTCGACTTCACCGCCGGCGGCGGTGACGGCGACCGGCCGATCGTGCTCAGCTACGCGTCATCCCCGCCGTTCACCGTCCCCGAGGGTGGCGACGAGCCGACCACCAGCGCGCTGCTCGACACCTGCTTCCGTCAGGTGGAGTACGCCGGTGTGATCGAGGGTGCGGCGAACCCCGAGGGCGCGCAGGCCTTGGTCGACTTCCTCGTGGGGGAGGAGTTCCAGGCGTCGCTGGCGGAGAACATGTATGTCTTCCCCGTCAGCGAGGAGGTCGAGCTGCCCGAGGAGTGGGCGCGCTTCGCCGGGGTCGCGGAGGACCCCTACGACCTCGACCCGGCCCTGATCGCCGAGAACCGCGACACCTGGCTGCAGCAGTGGGGCGAGGTCGTCACCCGCTGA